In a single window of the Sphingosinicella microcystinivorans genome:
- a CDS encoding TonB-dependent receptor domain-containing protein — protein MKGRIISSSIARLLAGTGLMMGALASSPLRAQETSASDATEDAVILVTGSRIQRNGYDQPTPVTVATTEDLLLSAPTNLADGLNRLPQFSGSRSRTFCCEVSSVGNYLNLRGLGTTRTLVLLDSRRVVPTRESGDVDVNLLPELLIQRVDVVTGGASAAYGSDAVSGVVNYVIDNRFEGVKANGQLGISNYGDDETVKFGIAGGTSFSDGRGHFVIGVEHFRIGGISSLNDRPTSRRGAFLAGNGSAAAPYETIGGARHNVSAYGGVIVNAAGLPVASADAPLAGTKFLTGGGTGAFQFGTAIPGSPAFTVGGDGILNNLADPAQSLETQKLYSRLSYDFSDNLTAYVRVNAGVSKTEGDVLADHRAGAAAYTIFRDNAYLPASVAQQMDLASAQSFRLARFNRDIGPMRLDYVNNTFDVNLGLEGKFGDAWSWAVSYGHGETRLKGRVHNVSNLGKLYAAADAVVDPASGNIVCRVTLTNPGAFPGCVPMNLFGEGAPSQASKDYAFGTSSQFVKNTQDVFAAEIQGDVFDLPAGPVSVALGAEYRERSLLEKSNEIALGQIQATGVRGFPGSFCPTLETCRYGGWNGGNFGTADASDNVKEGFVEALIPVLRDAPLAEELDLNAAFRYTDYKNSGGVETWKIGLSYKPFGDLRIRAARSRDIRAPNLFELFAGPVNAFQPGLTDPLTGQTNVIAITRTQGNPNLDPEKADTLTVGFVYTPSWLPGFSGSVDYYEIDISGALSATTSQGTLDACHRGDTVACSLITRDPATDAIQQIVLQQINLNSRLARGIDFDLSYRGEIGGGEFGARAQFSRTIDYIDTVGGVKTQQAGFYNTANQLSLPKWRGNVSLDYTIGAFSLFVQERYIGSITQMPPLPGQVFAKPKIGAVFYTDITATMKVQGLGGDFEIYGAVNNLFNRKPPFIGNRFSAGLGFPTPPNLYDLDNRYFTVGARVKF, from the coding sequence ATGAAGGGTCGGATTATCTCATCGAGCATTGCACGTCTTCTGGCGGGCACGGGTCTCATGATGGGCGCTCTTGCTTCGTCGCCGCTCCGCGCACAGGAGACGTCCGCAAGCGACGCGACGGAGGATGCCGTCATCCTCGTGACAGGCTCGCGCATCCAGCGCAACGGCTATGACCAGCCGACGCCCGTCACCGTCGCCACCACCGAGGACCTGCTCCTGTCGGCGCCGACGAACCTCGCCGACGGTCTCAATCGCCTGCCGCAATTCTCCGGATCGCGCAGCCGCACGTTCTGCTGCGAAGTCTCCTCGGTCGGCAACTATCTGAACCTGCGCGGTCTCGGCACCACGCGCACGCTCGTGCTGCTCGACAGCCGCCGCGTCGTGCCGACGCGCGAAAGCGGCGACGTCGACGTCAACCTGCTGCCGGAGCTGCTGATCCAGCGGGTCGACGTTGTGACCGGCGGCGCCTCCGCCGCCTACGGCTCGGACGCGGTCTCCGGCGTCGTCAACTATGTCATCGACAACCGCTTCGAAGGCGTGAAGGCGAACGGCCAGCTCGGCATTTCGAACTACGGCGACGACGAAACCGTCAAGTTCGGCATCGCGGGCGGTACGAGCTTCAGCGACGGGCGCGGACACTTCGTGATCGGCGTCGAGCATTTCCGGATCGGCGGCATTTCATCGCTGAACGACCGGCCGACCTCGCGCCGGGGCGCGTTCCTCGCCGGTAACGGCTCGGCGGCAGCGCCCTATGAAACGATCGGCGGCGCGCGCCACAATGTTTCCGCCTATGGCGGCGTGATCGTCAACGCGGCGGGGCTTCCGGTGGCCAGCGCCGACGCTCCGCTCGCGGGCACGAAGTTCCTCACCGGCGGCGGCACCGGGGCGTTCCAGTTCGGCACGGCGATACCGGGCTCTCCGGCATTCACCGTCGGCGGCGACGGCATTCTCAACAATCTCGCGGACCCGGCGCAGTCGCTGGAAACGCAGAAGCTCTACAGCCGCCTATCCTACGACTTCTCGGACAATCTGACGGCCTATGTCCGCGTCAATGCGGGCGTCTCCAAGACCGAAGGCGACGTGCTCGCCGACCATCGGGCGGGCGCCGCCGCCTACACGATCTTCCGGGACAATGCGTATCTGCCCGCTTCCGTTGCGCAGCAGATGGATTTGGCCAGCGCCCAGTCCTTCAGGCTAGCACGCTTCAACCGCGATATCGGCCCCATGCGGCTCGACTACGTCAACAACACCTTCGACGTGAATCTCGGCCTTGAGGGCAAGTTCGGGGATGCGTGGAGCTGGGCGGTCTCCTATGGGCACGGCGAAACCCGCCTGAAAGGCCGTGTCCACAACGTCTCGAACCTCGGGAAGCTCTATGCGGCCGCCGATGCGGTCGTCGACCCGGCGAGCGGAAACATCGTCTGCCGCGTCACCCTCACGAACCCGGGAGCATTCCCGGGATGCGTGCCGATGAATCTCTTCGGCGAAGGCGCGCCTTCGCAAGCGTCGAAAGACTATGCGTTCGGAACGAGCAGCCAGTTCGTGAAGAACACGCAGGATGTGTTCGCCGCCGAAATCCAGGGCGATGTCTTCGACCTGCCGGCAGGCCCGGTTTCCGTTGCGCTCGGCGCGGAGTACCGTGAACGCAGCCTCCTCGAAAAATCGAACGAGATCGCCCTCGGCCAGATTCAGGCGACGGGTGTCCGCGGTTTCCCGGGGTCGTTCTGCCCCACCCTGGAGACGTGCCGCTACGGCGGCTGGAACGGGGGCAACTTCGGGACGGCCGACGCCAGCGACAACGTGAAGGAGGGCTTCGTGGAAGCGCTCATTCCGGTGCTGCGCGATGCGCCGCTGGCCGAGGAGCTCGATCTCAACGCCGCCTTCCGCTACACCGACTACAAGAACAGCGGCGGCGTGGAGACCTGGAAGATCGGTCTTTCCTACAAGCCCTTCGGGGACCTGCGTATCCGCGCCGCGCGCTCGCGCGACATCCGGGCGCCCAACCTGTTCGAGCTGTTCGCGGGACCGGTCAATGCCTTCCAGCCGGGTCTGACCGATCCGCTCACCGGCCAAACCAACGTGATCGCCATCACGCGGACACAGGGCAACCCGAACCTCGATCCGGAAAAGGCGGACACGCTGACCGTCGGCTTCGTCTACACGCCGTCGTGGCTTCCCGGCTTCTCGGGATCGGTCGACTACTACGAGATCGATATCAGCGGCGCGCTGAGCGCGACGACATCGCAGGGGACGCTGGATGCGTGCCATCGCGGCGATACGGTCGCGTGCTCGCTGATCACGCGTGATCCGGCGACCGACGCGATCCAGCAGATCGTGCTGCAGCAGATCAACCTGAACAGCCGCCTCGCACGCGGCATCGACTTCGACCTCTCCTATCGCGGCGAGATCGGCGGCGGTGAATTCGGTGCACGCGCGCAGTTCAGCCGGACGATCGACTACATCGACACCGTCGGCGGCGTGAAGACGCAGCAGGCCGGCTTCTACAACACGGCCAACCAGCTCTCGCTTCCCAAGTGGCGCGGCAACGTGAGCCTCGACTACACGATCGGCGCCTTCAGCCTGTTCGTGCAGGAACGGTACATCGGCAGCATCACCCAGATGCCGCCGCTTCCGGGGCAGGTCTTCGCGAAGCCGAAGATCGGCGCAGTCTTCTACACCGACATAACGGCGACCATGAAGGTGCAGGGCCTCGGCGGCGATTTCGAGATCTACGGAGCCGTCAACAACCTCTTCAACCGCAAGCCGCCGTTCATCGGCAACCGGTTCTCCGCGGGTCTCGGCTTCCCGACGCCGCCGAACCTCTATGATCTCGACAACCGTTACTTTACGGTCGGCGCGCGGGTGAAGTTCTAG
- a CDS encoding DeoR/GlpR family DNA-binding transcription regulator produces the protein MHAAQREQLIIGMLVERGFVSFPELDKRIEASPATIRRDLEKLEQSGRIIRVRGGARLARAEDAEPDASHLRGVPFHENLSRNRPAKEAIGRAAAQLCRSGDSIIIDGGSTTLQMCPYLAPLSLHVLTNSLHIASALLPQQNTSISVPAGTVFREQNIILSPYESDGTERYRASRMFMGASSVGSHGVMQTDVILVQAERRLIGLADELVILVDSSKFEAPTGHVVCSLGDVAVLITDDRITDATAQMVERKVGRLIVASQ, from the coding sequence ATGCACGCCGCACAGCGCGAGCAGTTGATCATCGGAATGCTGGTAGAGCGCGGGTTCGTGTCGTTTCCGGAACTCGACAAGCGGATCGAGGCATCGCCGGCAACGATCCGGCGCGACCTGGAAAAACTCGAGCAGAGCGGCCGGATCATCCGCGTTCGCGGCGGCGCGCGCCTTGCCCGCGCCGAGGATGCGGAGCCGGACGCCTCCCACCTCCGCGGCGTACCCTTCCACGAGAACCTGTCCCGCAACCGGCCGGCGAAGGAAGCCATCGGCCGGGCGGCAGCCCAGCTCTGCCGCAGCGGCGATTCCATCATCATCGACGGCGGTTCGACGACGCTTCAGATGTGCCCCTATCTCGCGCCGCTCAGCCTGCATGTGCTCACCAACTCGCTCCATATCGCGTCGGCGCTCCTGCCGCAGCAGAACACCAGCATTTCCGTGCCCGCGGGGACCGTTTTCCGCGAGCAGAACATCATTCTGTCGCCCTATGAATCCGACGGCACGGAGCGCTACCGGGCCTCGCGCATGTTCATGGGCGCGTCCTCGGTCGGCAGCCACGGCGTCATGCAGACCGATGTCATCCTGGTGCAGGCCGAGCGCCGCCTGATCGGTCTTGCCGACGAGCTCGTGATTCTCGTCGATTCCTCCAAATTCGAAGCGCCGACCGGCCATGTCGTGTGCAGCCTCGGGGACGTCGCCGTGCTCATCACCGATGACCGAATCACCGACGCCACGGCCCAGATGGTCGAGCGGAAAGTCGGCAGGCTGATCGTGGCCAGCCAGTGA
- a CDS encoding MFS transporter — protein MDPASGLTKRVGVGWAIGELGIATYIGITMSYLLFYLTQALGISPVWAGLALLIPRLWDALIDPLVGAISDRTRSRMGRRRPYLLVGGLTFGVMFAFLFQAPAEASEGVKIAYVVVLYLLTSTAFTFYDVPYSSMAAEMTTDYRVRTRLTGFKMIAARLGILVAVIAAPILFNSRETLVHGFALMGMVAGAYMVVTGLWAFFATRDAPQIVRPAEPFSLRAEYQALRENRPFLILWTAFLFQNFAVGASATTLIYLVIFVMKIDGALVGAMVATSAVGAMVATPLWVRLAQRLGKQKAYAAGIVGAAAFSLFMLFMPAGLPAALFVALFLIGLVDGGTQLCPNAMVPDTVEYDEERTGQRREGAIFGTWLLCRKLGMAMGAFIASLFLSAFGFVAGADAAAQGETALLGIRLSYTLVPFALWVCAFFVLRAYPLTEARFEELKRSISAARAAKEAA, from the coding sequence ATGGATCCGGCAAGTGGACTTACCAAACGCGTCGGCGTGGGCTGGGCCATCGGTGAGCTCGGCATTGCGACGTACATCGGCATCACCATGTCGTATCTGCTGTTCTACCTTACGCAGGCGCTTGGCATCTCTCCGGTCTGGGCCGGCCTTGCCCTCCTGATCCCGCGCCTGTGGGATGCGCTGATCGACCCGCTCGTGGGCGCCATTTCCGACCGGACACGGAGCCGCATGGGGCGCCGGAGGCCTTATCTTCTCGTCGGCGGACTGACCTTCGGCGTGATGTTCGCGTTTCTCTTCCAGGCGCCTGCGGAGGCTTCGGAAGGGGTGAAGATCGCCTATGTGGTGGTGCTCTACCTGCTCACCAGCACGGCCTTCACCTTTTACGACGTGCCCTATTCCTCGATGGCCGCCGAGATGACGACCGACTACCGGGTCCGCACGCGTCTCACGGGGTTCAAGATGATTGCGGCGCGTCTCGGCATCCTCGTCGCCGTGATCGCGGCGCCGATCCTGTTCAACAGCCGGGAGACGCTCGTGCACGGCTTCGCCCTCATGGGCATGGTTGCCGGGGCCTACATGGTCGTTACCGGTCTCTGGGCCTTTTTCGCGACGCGCGATGCGCCGCAGATCGTCCGGCCCGCGGAGCCCTTCAGTCTTCGCGCCGAGTATCAGGCCTTACGCGAGAACCGGCCCTTCCTGATCCTCTGGACCGCGTTCCTTTTTCAGAACTTCGCGGTCGGCGCCTCGGCAACGACACTGATCTACCTCGTCATCTTCGTGATGAAGATTGATGGCGCGCTCGTCGGCGCCATGGTCGCGACATCGGCCGTCGGCGCCATGGTCGCGACGCCGCTCTGGGTGCGCCTCGCGCAGCGCCTCGGGAAACAGAAAGCCTATGCGGCGGGCATCGTCGGCGCCGCCGCGTTCAGCCTGTTCATGCTGTTCATGCCCGCGGGTCTGCCTGCCGCGCTGTTCGTCGCCCTGTTCCTGATCGGTCTCGTCGACGGCGGGACGCAACTGTGCCCGAATGCCATGGTGCCCGACACCGTGGAATACGACGAGGAACGCACGGGGCAGCGCCGCGAAGGCGCGATCTTCGGCACATGGCTGCTTTGCCGCAAGCTCGGAATGGCGATGGGCGCCTTCATCGCCTCGCTGTTCCTGTCCGCGTTCGGCTTCGTGGCGGGCGCCGACGCAGCGGCGCAGGGCGAAACCGCGCTGCTCGGCATTCGCCTGTCCTACACGCTGGTGCCTTTCGCGCTCTGGGTGTGCGCCTTCTTCGTACTGCGCGCCTACCCGCTGACGGAAGCGCGCTTCGAGGAACTGAAGCGCAGTATCTCGGCGGCGCGCGCCGCAAAGGAAGCCGCCTGA
- a CDS encoding alpha-L-rhamnosidase C-terminal domain-containing protein — translation MTTPNFIWLADQPVRHAAGFTTLRGTPTRREDEGVNRWILARGILLAPEGLANAELRVLVDGRYRLWLNGRPIARGPVRFNPAYPRYDAIDVSDALLPGANVVAVLVHVPGIDLAWYETVRGHWQPVFGDGALHVSAFGRTAEGEWSATADERWRMIESGAWRRDAPRAGWGQDFIEDFDARRLDPAWTAPDFDDSAWPHARVMIARPDGSEAARGWGEVRPFPAMQRSELPQQAEAVHVPAQVEWVRPVRPQPDLPVNRRLYEEQLEAADPALVSDAPAMLRDDESTARVRTRPGRDTAILVRFDPYHAGRPFIEIDAEGGEIVEVAFAEALPGEHGRGTAGDGLRSEGHLGCAHVFRYTARAGRQRFERFNWTAVRAMQIVVRNAPGGMDIVRLGSAGTGYAADEAGAFSCSDPLLDRLWHVGRYTVRQCMHDAWVDCPGREARQWVGDGVVQFDVAAASIGPSAYPLHRQFLIQAGESQRGDGLVRMFAPGDNTAEALTIPDNSLLWLLSAERYLQESGDEATIETLMPGLERVMQWCARHRGPSGLIAHVPHWHFIEWANIGRSGEAFAFNALQVGALRALARMAQTAERPRLAARCAEMADAAAEALAARHWNEARGVYVDSVDPDSAVQDARVSQHANALALLFDIGPRARWPGIVDAITDSARLKLTAAPPIVPEGEPFDPDVDIVRANSFFQHFVHAGLARAGCWAWVLDDLRRSFAPMLETGTTTLWESFHPGASLCHGFSATGTAQLSRRALGVTPIAPGYRTFAVAPDVAGLTSASGIIPTAHGPITVAWQRADGRVVVDVSHPETCTPRFSVPTGFTLTEKVDRPGKFRAILGTVI, via the coding sequence ATGACGACGCCGAATTTCATCTGGCTCGCCGACCAGCCCGTCCGCCACGCGGCGGGGTTCACCACGCTGCGCGGAACGCCGACGCGGCGCGAGGACGAAGGCGTGAACCGCTGGATTCTCGCGCGCGGCATCCTGCTTGCACCCGAAGGCCTGGCGAATGCCGAGCTACGGGTGCTTGTCGACGGGCGCTATCGGCTATGGCTGAACGGCAGGCCGATTGCGCGCGGCCCTGTTCGCTTCAATCCGGCTTACCCCCGTTACGACGCGATCGACGTGTCCGATGCGCTTTTGCCGGGGGCGAACGTCGTGGCGGTGCTCGTGCATGTGCCGGGTATCGACCTTGCGTGGTACGAGACCGTGCGCGGCCACTGGCAGCCCGTGTTCGGCGACGGGGCGCTGCACGTGTCGGCCTTTGGCCGCACGGCAGAGGGAGAATGGTCGGCCACCGCCGATGAACGCTGGCGGATGATCGAATCGGGTGCGTGGCGCCGCGATGCGCCGCGCGCGGGGTGGGGCCAGGATTTCATCGAGGATTTCGACGCACGGCGGCTCGACCCCGCATGGACGGCGCCGGATTTCGACGACAGCGCATGGCCGCACGCACGGGTGATGATCGCCCGTCCCGATGGATCGGAGGCCGCGCGCGGATGGGGAGAGGTAAGGCCGTTTCCCGCAATGCAGCGATCGGAGCTGCCGCAGCAGGCGGAGGCCGTCCACGTCCCCGCGCAGGTCGAATGGGTGCGGCCGGTGCGGCCGCAGCCCGATCTGCCGGTGAACCGGCGCCTTTACGAGGAGCAGCTGGAAGCGGCGGACCCTGCGCTGGTTTCGGATGCGCCCGCAATGCTTCGCGACGACGAGAGCACAGCGCGCGTGCGGACACGCCCGGGGCGCGATACGGCGATCCTCGTGCGTTTCGACCCGTATCACGCCGGGCGGCCGTTCATCGAGATCGACGCCGAGGGCGGCGAGATCGTCGAGGTCGCCTTCGCGGAGGCGCTGCCGGGCGAGCACGGTCGGGGCACGGCGGGCGACGGCCTGCGTTCGGAGGGCCATCTCGGCTGCGCGCACGTCTTCCGCTACACCGCGCGCGCCGGGCGCCAACGCTTCGAGCGGTTCAACTGGACGGCGGTGCGCGCCATGCAGATCGTGGTCCGCAACGCGCCGGGCGGCATGGATATCGTGCGCCTCGGATCGGCGGGCACGGGCTATGCGGCCGACGAGGCCGGGGCGTTTTCCTGTTCGGACCCCCTTCTTGACCGCCTGTGGCACGTCGGGCGCTATACCGTCCGCCAGTGTATGCACGATGCCTGGGTGGATTGCCCGGGCCGCGAGGCACGGCAGTGGGTGGGCGACGGCGTCGTGCAGTTCGATGTGGCCGCCGCTTCCATCGGCCCCTCCGCCTATCCTTTGCACCGCCAGTTCCTGATACAGGCGGGCGAAAGCCAGCGCGGCGACGGGCTGGTCCGCATGTTCGCGCCGGGCGACAATACGGCGGAAGCCCTCACCATCCCGGACAATTCTCTGCTCTGGCTCCTCAGTGCCGAACGCTATCTTCAGGAGAGCGGAGACGAGGCGACGATCGAAACGCTGATGCCGGGGCTGGAGCGGGTGATGCAATGGTGCGCCCGGCATCGCGGGCCTTCGGGGCTGATCGCACACGTCCCCCATTGGCATTTCATCGAGTGGGCGAACATCGGCAGAAGCGGCGAAGCCTTCGCCTTCAATGCACTCCAGGTCGGCGCGCTGCGCGCGCTCGCACGCATGGCGCAGACCGCCGAGCGCCCCCGCCTCGCCGCGCGGTGCGCGGAAATGGCCGACGCAGCCGCGGAGGCGCTTGCGGCGCGCCATTGGAACGAGGCACGGGGCGTCTACGTGGATTCCGTGGACCCGGACAGCGCCGTTCAGGACGCCCGCGTTTCGCAGCACGCCAACGCGCTTGCGCTGCTGTTCGATATCGGGCCGCGGGCGCGGTGGCCGGGAATTGTGGACGCGATTACCGACAGCGCGAGGCTGAAGCTGACGGCGGCACCGCCGATCGTGCCCGAAGGCGAACCCTTTGATCCCGACGTCGACATCGTCCGGGCCAACAGCTTCTTTCAGCATTTCGTCCATGCGGGCCTTGCCCGTGCGGGGTGCTGGGCGTGGGTGCTGGACGACCTGCGACGCAGCTTCGCGCCGATGCTTGAAACCGGTACGACGACGCTATGGGAGAGCTTCCATCCGGGCGCGAGCCTGTGTCATGGCTTTTCGGCCACGGGAACGGCGCAGCTTTCGCGCCGCGCCTTGGGCGTAACACCCATCGCACCGGGCTATCGCACGTTCGCCGTAGCGCCCGATGTTGCGGGCCTGACATCTGCATCCGGCATCATTCCAACCGCTCACGGTCCGATCACGGTCGCGTGGCAGCGCGCGGACGGCCGGGTCGTCGTGGACGTCTCGCACCCCGAAACATGCACGCCGCGCTTTTCGGTGCCTACCGGGTTCACCCTCACCGAGAAAGTCGATCGCCCCGGCAAGTTCCGGGCGATTCTGGGCACTGTCATCTGA
- a CDS encoding alpha/beta hydrolase: MQYMPDEADWDDRLDPDLVPIVLAAREKMATRPPLHSVTPDQMRVRAKAEFVPWNADPVPLRHVTDFTLPAGPGGRAIPIRLYEPDDRDTAGCVVHFHGGGWTIGDLDLEDAPLRWMVRAGRFAVLSVDYRLAPEHPFPAAPEDGEAVFRLVGTMGARLDADPDRIVLSGMSAGANVALGTALRLRDTGGRQPCGLALQYGAYSDQETSSSVRRFGNGRYGLSLASMRYFWENYAGPACGPRHPHAVPLNADLAGLPPVFMNHAGIDVLADDSLLLADALGKAGVLVEHKAYAGAIHGFTQYVRTSRLAQTALEEAAAAIAAMLKR; this comes from the coding sequence ATGCAGTATATGCCGGACGAAGCCGATTGGGACGACCGCCTCGATCCCGACCTCGTTCCCATCGTTCTCGCGGCGCGGGAAAAGATGGCGACGCGGCCGCCGCTCCACTCGGTAACGCCGGACCAGATGCGCGTGCGTGCCAAGGCGGAATTCGTTCCCTGGAACGCAGATCCGGTCCCGCTGCGCCACGTCACGGATTTCACGCTCCCGGCAGGACCCGGCGGGAGGGCGATCCCTATCCGCCTCTATGAGCCGGACGACCGCGACACGGCGGGGTGCGTCGTGCACTTTCACGGCGGCGGCTGGACGATCGGCGATCTCGATCTCGAGGACGCACCGCTGCGCTGGATGGTGCGCGCGGGGCGCTTCGCCGTGCTCTCGGTCGATTATCGGCTGGCGCCGGAACATCCGTTTCCCGCGGCGCCGGAGGATGGGGAAGCGGTCTTTCGTCTCGTCGGGACGATGGGCGCAAGGCTGGATGCGGACCCCGACCGCATCGTGCTCTCCGGCATGTCCGCCGGCGCCAATGTCGCGCTTGGAACGGCGCTGAGGCTCCGGGACACGGGCGGACGGCAGCCGTGCGGGCTCGCGCTGCAATACGGCGCCTATTCGGATCAGGAAACGTCATCGTCCGTCCGCCGCTTCGGCAACGGGCGCTACGGGCTTTCCCTCGCCTCGATGCGCTATTTCTGGGAGAATTATGCGGGGCCCGCGTGCGGCCCAAGGCACCCGCACGCGGTTCCGCTCAACGCGGACCTTGCCGGTCTGCCGCCCGTCTTCATGAATCACGCAGGCATCGACGTGCTCGCGGACGACAGCCTCCTGCTCGCAGACGCGCTTGGCAAGGCCGGTGTTTTGGTGGAGCACAAGGCCTATGCGGGCGCGATCCACGGCTTCACGCAATACGTCAGGACCTCGCGCCTTGCGCAAACCGCGCTCGAAGAGGCGGCGGCGGCGATTGCGGCTATGCTGAAGCGATGA
- a CDS encoding RidA family protein has translation MRAIHAFLLLAAGLAAPVDTAFAATPPFRDAVRAGDVLYLSGQLGTAPDGSGLVPGGLPAEARQAMDNIGRILARHGLGFGDLVRCVVMLDDISRWSEFNAAYLAYFGEAPLPARSAFGADGLALGAAVEIECTAHIPSTTKGAQHEE, from the coding sequence ATGCGCGCCATACACGCTTTTCTCCTCCTCGCCGCCGGGCTTGCTGCTCCGGTCGATACGGCATTCGCCGCGACGCCGCCGTTCCGGGATGCCGTTCGGGCCGGGGATGTCCTCTACCTCTCCGGCCAACTCGGCACGGCACCCGACGGCTCCGGGCTGGTGCCGGGCGGCCTGCCGGCGGAAGCCCGGCAGGCCATGGACAATATCGGGCGGATACTCGCCCGGCACGGGCTCGGCTTCGGCGACCTCGTCAGATGCGTGGTCATGCTGGACGACATCTCCCGCTGGTCCGAGTTCAACGCGGCCTATCTCGCCTATTTCGGCGAAGCGCCGCTCCCCGCGCGCAGCGCATTCGGCGCCGACGGCCTCGCTCTGGGCGCGGCGGTGGAAATCGAGTGCACGGCGCACATTCCGTCCACAACGAAAGGAGCGCAGCATGAAGAGTGA
- a CDS encoding dipeptidase has product MKSERREGWTRRRTLQGLAAAGALFPANGLAGGTTLSPEQIEAGKIFLRDHVSVDVHCHPGRFFLRGVTAPSPRLQAYGAPFEIEAAAAMREGQVSCGFFSGVADMSLLEFSPERGLHATRDFRPGEAWADYTRQIATLNALVASGAAVDGRSTRSIGQAHEQGAVAATFAIEGGDFIEDRLDRVAEAHADGVRSITIVHYHVNRIGDIQTEAEVHGGLTALGRDIVREMNRVGIIVDVAHATLAVTRDVAAVATRPVLLSHSNVAGKGAPPHPRLVSPDHARIVADTGGVVGSVPSGINQSRFEDWIESILRLVDAVGVDHVAIGTDMDANYRPVFTDYRQWHLIPAALLARGMSTAEAARVMGGNALRLMEAQAPAHRARQ; this is encoded by the coding sequence ATGAAGAGTGAACGTCGCGAAGGGTGGACGCGCCGCCGGACGCTGCAAGGCCTCGCCGCCGCGGGAGCCCTGTTTCCTGCGAACGGCCTCGCCGGCGGCACGACCCTCAGCCCGGAACAGATCGAGGCGGGGAAGATTTTCCTGCGCGACCACGTTTCGGTGGACGTGCACTGCCATCCCGGCCGCTTCTTCCTGCGGGGCGTCACCGCACCGTCGCCCCGCCTGCAGGCCTATGGCGCTCCTTTCGAGATCGAAGCCGCCGCGGCGATGCGCGAAGGGCAGGTGAGCTGCGGCTTCTTTTCGGGTGTCGCCGACATGTCGCTGCTGGAATTTTCCCCCGAGCGCGGTCTCCATGCCACGCGGGATTTCCGTCCGGGCGAGGCGTGGGCCGACTACACGCGGCAGATCGCAACATTGAATGCGCTCGTTGCATCGGGGGCCGCGGTCGACGGCCGCAGTACCCGGTCCATTGGGCAGGCCCATGAGCAAGGCGCCGTGGCCGCGACCTTCGCCATCGAGGGCGGAGACTTCATCGAGGATCGCCTGGACCGCGTGGCCGAAGCCCATGCCGACGGCGTGCGGTCGATCACGATCGTGCACTATCACGTCAACCGGATCGGCGACATCCAGACGGAGGCCGAAGTCCACGGCGGCCTCACCGCGCTCGGGCGCGACATCGTGCGCGAGATGAACCGCGTGGGCATCATCGTCGACGTCGCGCACGCGACCCTTGCTGTCACCCGGGATGTCGCGGCCGTTGCGACGCGACCCGTCCTGCTTTCGCACAGCAATGTCGCAGGCAAGGGCGCGCCGCCGCATCCGCGCCTCGTGAGCCCCGATCACGCGCGGATCGTTGCCGATACCGGCGGCGTCGTCGGCTCGGTTCCCTCCGGCATCAATCAATCGCGCTTCGAGGACTGGATCGAATCCATCCTGCGGCTCGTCGATGCGGTCGGCGTCGATCACGTCGCGATCGGCACCGACATGGATGCCAATTACCGTCCGGTCTTCACCGACTACCGGCAATGGCACCTGATCCCCGCAGCGTTGCTCGCAAGGGGCATGAGTACGGCGGAAGCCGCCAGGGTCATGGGCGGGAATGCGCTTCGCCTCATGGAGGCCCAGGCGCCGGCACACCGGGCGCGGCAATGA